A part of Neochlamydia sp. AcF84 genomic DNA contains:
- the uvrA gene encoding excinuclease ABC subunit UvrA, with product MDHKHIILKKVKVHNLKAVDLQLNTNELIVFSGVSGSGKSSLAFDTIYMEGQRRYVESLSTFARRQLGEMAKPDLEHASGISPTISIEQKTAGRNPRSTVGTMTEIYDYLRVLYARVGVPHCPVIGEPVAPQSRERIIKSIQSLPSNTKLIVLAPYAKAKKAEFKEDFQDLMRKGFTKARVDGKIVTLQHEWGLDGSVSHDIDVVIDRLVINIENNSRIAEAITAALDLGNGVCSILDVQTDEEKLFSTHAYSPKSGLSYSSLEPHDFSFNSPSGACSSCNGLGIVNEFDLEQIMDPNLSIAQDCCSIASSYQTVRYGNIYNNLANMHSFSVHTPWKKLSEKAKKVFLYGVEKKWTRMHFVHPITGAKWVDNVQWKGVLHEAHTRFAEAKSDSYRSKMLKLMHTQRCPACNGERLKPYPAATLLNGKRISQLAAMTIAECYEFFSNLPLSAQDELIAAELIKEIRERLQFLIEVGLHYLNLDRTAPTLSGGEAQRVRLASQIGCGLVGITYVLDEPSIGLHPRDNKKLIATLKRLRDMGNTVIVVEHDEETIWEADHIVDFGPGPGTRGGEIVYKGDVKGLLESEKSLTGRYLSGRLAITIPKKRRKIKKDHLLIKGATHHNLKNVDAKIPLGIFIAVTGVSGSGKSSLITDILYPALSNALHESEYPVGRHKEIVGIDKIDKVIAIDQSPIGRNPRSNPATYIKLFDDIRDLFTQLPESQARGYKPGRFSFNVKEGSCPQCGGMGMVKIDMDFMEDAWIDCPLCKKRRFDQETLSVLYKGKSIYDVLEMEVIEALEFFANIPSIYHKLQTLQKVGMEYIKLGQSSTTLSGGEAQRIKLAKELARPTAGHTFYIFDEPTTGLHFHDIKHLLTVLQELVDRGHTVLVIEHNMDIVKTADWIIDIGPEGGIQGGKIFAVGTPEQIARLESPTGRALQEILHHDIAERLTQAVQASKHNLIHYKERQKHFIKEITVTDAEQNNLKSISLSIPREKITICTGPSGSGKTSLAFDTIYAEGQRRYIDSLSPYARQFVKQMPKPKVGYVGGLSPAIAIEQKAHAGNPRSTIGTMTELYDYLRILYARMGTPHCPETGEVIKAISKDHVVDRVMNYPLGEKIQVLAPIEGKKNERFEEVISRLQRQGFLRVRLNGEFFDLDQEGLSLAFDRKRKNELLLVIDRLKINPTIKNRLAEAVETATHISGGKIVILRENQKDVFFNLAFAVESTGKSYPEITPHTFAFNNAEGMCPECLGLGYQYGANLIQKPEIMEQSVAGLMYYLWQDLYNAAAFAWVAAFLEAEGIDLLAPLYMLPTKQLHLILNGSPEDKWYTATNGLKFRWIGINHVLAKAGRSAQSQLRELITPLLEEHKCISCQGDRLNALARHVTIQGLSISKLCSLPVDNSLNFIEKLVINQQDNKILEEVHLQLLNRLRFLAAVGLGYIALDRPAPTLSGGEAQRIRLARQLGSGLTGVLYVLDEPTIGLHPRDNERLNLALEQLKELGNTLLMVEHDPLTIAKADYILDFGPQAGALGGHITAQGTFKQIIKNSRSLTGKYLSGKLTIPMLTKRRSLKNGMLQIREAKANNLKSIQLDIPIQALTILTGVSGSGKSTLMHQVIQPAVQKGLYNSYEIAADIAKVEGIENFDKVITIDQNPLGHTVRSDVGTYVDLLARLRDFFSSLPAAKAKGLQGKHFSYNHRRGMCTHCWGMGYKRIEMHFLPPVRVVCEECQGQRLNPVSLEITYKGKNFGQYLSLTINEARQVFENHPRIAKVLDTLIAVGLGYLKLGQETVSLSGGEAQRLKLSRELTKRSTGKTLYLLDEPTTGLHSDDIKKLLIVLHKLVDKGNTMIIIEHNIEVIKNGDFIVDLGPEAGERGGEIVATGTPEEIAQNPTSITGKYLKNLL from the coding sequence ATGGATCATAAGCACATCATTTTAAAAAAAGTCAAAGTTCATAATCTTAAAGCCGTGGATTTACAGCTTAATACCAATGAATTAATAGTTTTTAGCGGAGTTTCTGGATCAGGAAAATCTTCTCTTGCCTTTGATACCATCTATATGGAAGGGCAAAGACGCTATGTAGAATCCCTTTCTACCTTTGCAAGACGCCAATTAGGCGAAATGGCCAAACCTGACCTTGAGCATGCCTCGGGAATTTCTCCTACTATCTCTATAGAGCAGAAAACCGCAGGCCGTAACCCACGTTCAACAGTGGGAACGATGACAGAAATATACGATTATCTAAGAGTATTGTATGCTCGCGTGGGTGTCCCCCATTGCCCAGTCATTGGAGAACCTGTAGCCCCTCAGAGCAGGGAAAGAATTATCAAATCTATCCAAAGCCTTCCTTCCAATACTAAGCTCATTGTCCTAGCCCCTTATGCTAAAGCTAAAAAAGCTGAGTTTAAAGAAGATTTTCAAGACCTCATGCGCAAAGGGTTTACAAAAGCACGGGTGGATGGAAAAATTGTTACTTTACAGCATGAATGGGGTTTAGATGGTAGCGTTTCTCATGATATCGACGTAGTCATTGACCGTCTTGTCATAAACATTGAAAACAATTCGCGCATTGCTGAGGCTATTACTGCAGCCTTAGATTTAGGAAATGGAGTCTGCAGTATATTGGATGTACAAACAGACGAGGAAAAGCTTTTTTCTACGCATGCTTATTCCCCTAAATCAGGGCTCTCTTATTCCTCCTTAGAGCCGCACGATTTTTCTTTTAACAGCCCCTCAGGAGCTTGCTCAAGCTGCAATGGATTAGGTATTGTCAATGAATTTGACTTAGAACAAATTATGGATCCAAACCTTAGTATCGCTCAAGATTGTTGTAGCATTGCAAGCTCTTACCAAACAGTACGTTATGGTAACATCTATAACAATCTAGCGAATATGCATAGCTTTAGCGTCCATACTCCTTGGAAAAAGCTGTCTGAAAAAGCTAAGAAAGTTTTTCTTTACGGGGTGGAAAAGAAGTGGACCAGAATGCATTTTGTTCATCCTATTACTGGGGCAAAGTGGGTAGATAATGTTCAATGGAAAGGCGTCTTGCATGAAGCGCATACCCGCTTTGCTGAAGCTAAAAGCGATTCCTATCGCAGCAAAATGCTCAAGCTTATGCATACGCAAAGGTGTCCTGCTTGCAATGGTGAACGCTTAAAACCCTATCCTGCTGCGACCCTACTCAATGGCAAGCGTATTAGCCAATTAGCAGCTATGACTATTGCTGAGTGCTACGAATTTTTTAGCAATCTTCCCCTGTCTGCTCAGGATGAGCTAATAGCTGCTGAGTTAATCAAGGAGATTCGTGAGCGTTTACAATTTTTGATTGAAGTGGGTTTACATTATTTAAATTTGGACAGAACAGCGCCTACGCTTTCGGGAGGAGAGGCTCAACGCGTACGTCTAGCCTCTCAAATTGGCTGCGGATTAGTAGGTATTACTTACGTTTTAGATGAGCCTTCAATTGGCTTGCATCCCCGTGATAATAAAAAGTTGATAGCTACGCTTAAACGTCTCCGCGATATGGGTAATACCGTCATCGTGGTAGAGCATGACGAGGAAACCATTTGGGAAGCTGATCATATTGTAGACTTTGGGCCTGGGCCAGGTACACGAGGAGGTGAAATCGTCTACAAAGGTGATGTTAAAGGCTTGCTAGAAAGCGAAAAATCTCTTACAGGACGCTACCTATCGGGAAGATTAGCCATTACCATTCCTAAAAAGCGTCGAAAGATAAAAAAAGACCATCTCTTGATAAAAGGAGCTACTCATCACAATTTAAAAAATGTAGATGCTAAAATACCTTTAGGAATTTTCATTGCTGTAACGGGCGTCTCCGGCTCTGGAAAATCTTCACTTATCACCGATATTCTCTATCCTGCCCTATCGAATGCACTCCATGAAAGCGAATATCCTGTAGGCCGCCATAAAGAAATCGTAGGAATAGATAAAATTGACAAAGTAATTGCTATTGATCAATCGCCTATTGGGCGCAACCCTCGTTCCAACCCCGCTACTTATATCAAACTTTTCGATGATATTCGCGATTTATTCACCCAATTACCTGAAAGCCAAGCACGTGGATATAAGCCGGGAAGATTTAGCTTTAATGTCAAAGAAGGCTCTTGCCCTCAATGTGGGGGCATGGGCATGGTGAAAATTGATATGGATTTCATGGAAGATGCTTGGATAGATTGCCCGCTTTGTAAAAAAAGGCGTTTTGATCAAGAAACCCTTTCAGTTCTTTACAAGGGTAAAAGTATTTATGATGTGCTAGAGATGGAGGTCATCGAAGCATTAGAATTTTTTGCTAATATTCCTTCCATCTACCATAAACTACAAACACTGCAAAAAGTGGGAATGGAATATATTAAGCTAGGCCAGTCATCCACGACTTTATCAGGTGGAGAAGCGCAACGTATCAAATTAGCTAAAGAGCTTGCCAGGCCTACCGCAGGACACACTTTCTATATTTTTGATGAGCCTACAACCGGCCTTCATTTTCATGATATTAAGCATTTATTGACAGTGCTGCAAGAACTTGTAGACCGTGGTCATACTGTCTTAGTCATTGAGCATAATATGGATATTGTCAAAACGGCAGATTGGATTATTGACATAGGCCCTGAAGGAGGAATTCAAGGAGGAAAAATCTTTGCTGTAGGCACACCTGAGCAAATCGCTCGTTTAGAGAGCCCTACAGGCCGTGCTCTCCAAGAGATCTTGCATCATGATATAGCCGAACGTCTCACCCAAGCTGTGCAAGCCTCTAAGCATAATCTTATCCACTATAAAGAACGTCAAAAACATTTTATCAAAGAAATTACTGTAACGGATGCGGAGCAAAATAATCTTAAAAGCATTTCATTGAGTATTCCGCGTGAAAAAATCACTATATGTACCGGCCCTTCGGGGTCAGGAAAAACCTCTTTAGCCTTTGACACTATCTATGCCGAAGGACAAAGACGCTATATCGATTCCCTTTCACCTTACGCACGCCAATTTGTTAAGCAAATGCCTAAGCCTAAGGTAGGTTATGTAGGAGGACTTTCACCCGCTATTGCTATTGAGCAAAAAGCACACGCAGGTAATCCTCGCAGCACAATTGGTACTATGACCGAGTTGTATGACTATCTGCGTATCCTTTATGCCCGCATGGGAACGCCTCACTGCCCCGAAACAGGTGAGGTGATTAAAGCGATCAGCAAAGATCATGTAGTAGATCGTGTGATGAACTATCCTTTAGGAGAAAAGATCCAAGTTTTAGCTCCTATTGAAGGGAAAAAAAATGAACGATTTGAAGAAGTTATCTCTCGCCTTCAACGGCAAGGTTTCCTACGCGTGCGCCTAAATGGTGAATTTTTTGATCTAGACCAAGAAGGCCTTAGCTTAGCTTTCGATCGTAAACGCAAAAATGAGTTATTATTGGTTATCGACCGCTTAAAGATCAATCCTACGATTAAAAACCGCTTAGCAGAAGCAGTAGAGACAGCTACCCATATAAGTGGTGGCAAAATTGTTATTCTTCGCGAAAACCAAAAAGATGTTTTTTTCAATTTAGCATTTGCCGTAGAAAGCACAGGAAAATCTTATCCAGAAATTACTCCTCATACCTTTGCTTTCAACAATGCTGAGGGAATGTGCCCGGAGTGCTTAGGTTTAGGATATCAATATGGTGCTAATTTAATACAAAAGCCAGAGATTATGGAGCAATCTGTGGCCGGCCTGATGTATTATCTATGGCAAGATCTTTATAACGCTGCTGCCTTTGCTTGGGTAGCAGCATTTTTGGAAGCAGAGGGTATTGATCTGCTTGCTCCTCTTTATATGCTACCTACTAAACAGCTCCACCTGATTTTAAATGGCTCTCCGGAAGATAAGTGGTACACCGCTACAAACGGTTTAAAATTTCGCTGGATAGGAATCAACCATGTATTAGCAAAGGCGGGGCGCAGTGCACAATCTCAACTACGCGAACTTATTACGCCTCTTTTGGAAGAGCATAAATGCATTTCATGCCAAGGAGATAGACTCAACGCTTTGGCCCGCCATGTGACTATTCAAGGCCTATCTATTAGCAAATTATGTAGTCTGCCTGTGGATAACTCTCTTAATTTCATTGAAAAACTTGTCATTAATCAACAGGATAATAAAATTTTGGAAGAAGTTCACCTTCAACTTCTCAATAGATTACGCTTTCTAGCTGCAGTAGGTCTAGGCTATATAGCCTTAGATCGGCCGGCTCCTACTTTAAGTGGCGGCGAGGCACAGCGTATTCGCCTGGCGCGCCAATTAGGAAGCGGGCTAACAGGAGTATTGTATGTTTTAGATGAGCCTACCATCGGCTTACATCCAAGGGACAATGAACGCTTAAATCTAGCCCTCGAACAGCTTAAGGAACTTGGTAATACTTTACTAATGGTCGAACATGATCCTTTAACGATTGCAAAAGCTGATTATATTCTCGATTTTGGCCCTCAGGCAGGAGCCTTAGGCGGCCATATTACGGCACAAGGAACTTTTAAACAGATCATAAAAAATTCACGCTCACTGACGGGTAAGTATTTATCCGGCAAGCTCACTATTCCCATGCTTACAAAAAGACGCTCTCTTAAAAATGGCATGCTACAAATCAGGGAGGCTAAAGCCAACAATTTAAAATCTATCCAATTAGATATTCCTATCCAGGCTCTTACCATTTTAACAGGGGTTTCGGGTTCAGGTAAATCTACGTTAATGCACCAAGTTATTCAACCAGCAGTCCAAAAAGGCCTTTATAATTCTTATGAAATTGCTGCCGATATAGCAAAAGTGGAAGGCATTGAAAATTTTGATAAAGTGATTACTATTGATCAAAATCCTTTAGGCCATACAGTGCGCTCAGATGTAGGAACTTACGTCGATTTACTGGCGCGCTTACGTGATTTTTTTTCCTCCCTTCCTGCTGCCAAAGCCAAAGGATTACAAGGCAAGCACTTTAGCTATAATCATCGACGCGGCATGTGCACCCATTGTTGGGGTATGGGCTATAAACGTATCGAAATGCATTTTTTACCCCCTGTACGCGTAGTATGTGAAGAGTGTCAGGGCCAACGCTTAAATCCTGTTAGCTTAGAAATTACTTATAAAGGAAAAAATTTTGGCCAATATCTAAGCTTAACCATTAACGAAGCACGCCAGGTATTCGAAAATCATCCCCGTATTGCTAAAGTTTTAGATACATTAATTGCGGTAGGTTTGGGCTATTTGAAATTAGGCCAAGAAACCGTAAGTTTATCGGGTGGAGAAGCGCAACGTCTTAAGTTAAGTCGTGAGCTTACCAAACGCTCGACAGGTAAAACTCTTTATCTATTAGATGAACCTACGACAGGGTTACATAGCGATGACATTAAAAAATTATTGATAGTTTTACACAAGTTAGTAGATAAAGGCAACACGATGATCATCATAGAACATAATATAGAGGTCATTAAAAATGGAGACTTTATCGTTGATTTAGGACCAGAAGCCGGAGAAAGAGGAGGAGAAATTGTAGCTACCGGTACTCCCGAAGAAATTGCTCAAAACCCGACCTCTATTACTGGAAAATATTTAAAAAATTTACTTTGA
- a CDS encoding AAA family ATPase, with product MINDFDSMISSSLIAYINELMPEVATLKKISNEKLYEELAFKALMDYLGDPQQQNSPTQFQLAPHQLGENPPGEALKYFRKVTCLEINSTTQHIRDNFIKLYPSVARTLINEKIVQSVQKEKLKPDPYAQILQKLKQSVVGQDQAATLLATALKKQKEGNHVFIFVGPTGVGKTALAKAAAEYKRKYIFFPMNQYQSEYTVSNFFGSGAGILGSDDKPFFAKELDKCKPTLLSSDESTEQYEVENILILLDEFEKAHSKVKQSLLTIFDVGMYKGQYTKRINDRENKNVSIIYSLKNCIIINTSNLYQDCILRAFQQKMNIEKICELFRKQNQLYPEGNSYSPELLSRMDVIPFGPIPSGNCYHQILKNNLNFYFEELKKEFSFKEIIVENEAKVLLALEKKFYGNGTNIRKLAQHFAKFTVFIEQQKGEWGDLTQVKLTLYPEEEKLLLRADMFIEFFSTYNDMNKSIQLI from the coding sequence ATGATTAATGATTTTGATAGCATGATCTCTTCTTCATTAATAGCGTATATTAATGAACTGATGCCTGAAGTAGCCACCTTAAAAAAAATATCTAATGAAAAATTATATGAGGAGCTAGCTTTCAAAGCTCTTATGGATTATTTAGGAGACCCTCAACAGCAGAACAGCCCTACGCAATTTCAATTAGCGCCTCATCAATTAGGCGAAAATCCTCCAGGGGAAGCTTTAAAATATTTTAGGAAAGTAACGTGCTTAGAAATAAACTCAACGACCCAACATATTAGAGATAATTTTATAAAGCTTTATCCAAGCGTGGCTCGCACTCTCATAAACGAAAAAATAGTGCAGAGTGTACAAAAAGAAAAGTTAAAGCCAGACCCTTATGCGCAAATCTTACAGAAATTAAAGCAAAGTGTAGTAGGTCAAGACCAGGCGGCTACTCTACTAGCTACTGCATTAAAAAAACAAAAAGAAGGAAATCATGTATTCATATTTGTTGGACCAACGGGGGTAGGAAAAACAGCTCTTGCAAAGGCAGCAGCTGAGTATAAAAGAAAATATATTTTTTTTCCTATGAATCAGTATCAAAGTGAATATACTGTTTCTAATTTTTTTGGATCAGGCGCAGGTATTTTAGGCTCGGATGATAAGCCTTTTTTTGCAAAAGAATTAGATAAATGCAAGCCGACACTTTTAAGCAGTGATGAATCTACCGAGCAATATGAAGTGGAAAACATACTAATATTGTTAGATGAATTTGAAAAGGCTCATTCTAAAGTTAAACAATCCCTCCTTACGATCTTTGATGTAGGCATGTATAAGGGGCAGTATACTAAACGCATTAATGATAGGGAGAACAAAAATGTAAGCATTATTTACTCTCTTAAGAACTGCATCATTATTAACACTTCTAATTTATATCAAGATTGCATTCTGCGCGCTTTCCAACAAAAAATGAACATTGAAAAAATTTGTGAATTATTTAGAAAGCAAAATCAGCTTTATCCTGAAGGAAATAGCTATTCCCCCGAGCTATTAAGTAGAATGGATGTCATTCCTTTTGGCCCTATTCCATCAGGAAATTGCTATCATCAAATACTTAAAAATAATTTAAATTTTTATTTTGAAGAATTGAAAAAAGAATTTTCATTTAAGGAGATTATTGTTGAAAATGAAGCCAAAGTTTTATTAGCGCTAGAAAAAAAATTTTATGGAAATGGCACTAATATTAGAAAGCTTGCTCAACATTTTGCAAAATTTACTGTTTTTATTGAGCAACAAAAAGGAGAATGGGGAGACTTAACCCAAGTAAAACTAACACTTTATCCGGAAGAAGAAAAACTACTACTTAGAGCAGATATGTTTATTGAGTTTTTTAGCACCTATAATGACATGAATAAATCCATTCAGTTAATTTAA